The following DNA comes from Spirochaetota bacterium.
ATATACAGGAGAGAGGGAATAAAATCATTTTTTGTAGGAAATCCTTTAGTTGATAAGGTGATGGAGGGTTTAGAAAAGGGTGATAGCATCAATGTCAAAGTAAAAAAACCCTGCATATGCATTATGCCTGGTTCAAGGATTTCTGAATTAAGAAGGCATCTGTCTCCAATGCTGCAGGCTGTTGTAAAACTGAAGCAAAGATATAATGCTTCATTTCTTATTCCCCTCCTTAGTGAAGAGGCGGAGGCCTTTGTGAAGGAGGAAGTTAGAAAACTAAAAAATAGCGAAATCGAAATCAATCTTGTAATTGATAACACCTATAAAGCCATTGAAATGGCAGACCTTCTCATCGTCTCTTCCGGCACAGCCACTCTTGAAGCAGCAATCATAGGAAAACCTATGGTTATTGTCTATAAAATAGGTTTAATCTCTGAGATCATTGCACGAATTCTGGTAAAAGTTGATCATATATCACTGGTGAATATTGTAGCCGGGAAAAGACTATGCCCGGAACTCCTCCAAAGGGATGTTAATGGAGAGAGGATATATGAAGAGGCATGTAAAATACTCGACAATAGAGAATTATACAAGAATATGATAGAAGACCTAAAAGGGTTGAAAGAAAAGTTAGGACAACCAGGGGCTATTGGAAGAATTGCAAAATTGATTTTATCGCTTATTGGCGAGTGATTATTGTTATCGTATATATTTTATTACATAGGAGCAACCTCAACCAAGACCGAGTGTGTGCGTGAGCCCTTACTCGGTTCAGTGGGTTCAGTGGAAGTAAGCACATTTACTGATCCTGATGTTTCGATCCCTGATGAGTCAAAGGAAGGCCATATGCCCTCTTGAAGGCACACAACACCCTGCATAATGTCTTCAGTGATATACGCATTGATTTTCACACTCCCCTGTGGGCTTGTGATTAAGACTTTTTGTCCGTTATTTATGTTTCGAATA
Coding sequences within:
- the lpxB gene encoding lipid-A-disaccharide synthase encodes the protein MNKKIFIMAGEASGDLHGAMIVRSLKGLDNHINFYAVGGPELRKESVFLLYRSAQFEAFGVVEPLFRLHFYRRALIDITTFIHKEGIETAILIDSPGFNLLLARRLKQDGIRVIYYISPQIWAWYYSRIKRIKKAIDAIIVLYPFEEEIYRREGIKSFFVGNPLVDKVMEGLEKGDSINVKVKKPCICIMPGSRISELRRHLSPMLQAVVKLKQRYNASFLIPLLSEEAEAFVKEEVRKLKNSEIEINLVIDNTYKAIEMADLLIVSSGTATLEAAIIGKPMVIVYKIGLISEIIARILVKVDHISLVNIVAGKRLCPELLQRDVNGERIYEEACKILDNRELYKNMIEDLKGLKEKLGQPGAIGRIAKLILSLIGE